The following are from one region of the Noviherbaspirillum sedimenti genome:
- a CDS encoding DUF1302 domain-containing protein produces MKCKKRNTRQKRKIAAIAVAAFGIAGAAEAFEIETGNPDVDMRWDNTVRYNLGVRANSIGNGGNNPNFDEGEYKFKRGSVVTHRVDLLSEFDFIYRKAMGFRVSGAGWYDHAYRDAVAKRNPNLPATIAGSYVNDQYSSYTKRFARGPSGEILDAFVFGTVNLGEMPLSVKAGQHTVYWGESLLQAGGLHGVSYSQMPLDLAKAFATPGIEAKELFLPLTNISAQLLATNELSFAAQYFLDWAPTRIPEGGTFLGPADFLMYGADRVSAALVNGGVSRPKKRGDWGVNARWRPAALDGTVGFYYRNLTDKLPSVFLTGGQYREYFGEDIDLFGVSLSKQIGGASVGMEFSYRKNMALNGQTLGAVAPTATLIGNTFQARGNTFHAVLNAMGIIPQNSLFNSANWNAEMTFVHLDKVTANQDMFYGQGYGVCNAGNRAALGARYRDKWDGCSSRNAFGVAFNFSPNWLQVYPGIDMSMPMSVGYGIKGNAPTALGGNQGNGSYSIGLGLDVDARYRIDLRYVDYFGHSKEGPGLVPGTTQVTSANGLSTNLKDRGWVALTLKASF; encoded by the coding sequence GTGAAGTGCAAAAAAAGAAATACACGACAAAAACGAAAGATCGCGGCAATCGCTGTTGCCGCATTCGGTATCGCAGGGGCTGCCGAAGCCTTTGAAATCGAAACTGGTAACCCGGATGTCGATATGCGATGGGATAACACGGTGCGTTACAACCTGGGGGTGCGCGCCAATTCGATCGGCAATGGTGGTAACAATCCGAATTTTGACGAAGGTGAGTACAAGTTCAAACGTGGTAGCGTCGTCACCCACCGGGTAGACCTGCTGTCCGAATTCGATTTCATCTATCGCAAGGCCATGGGCTTCCGTGTAAGCGGGGCTGGCTGGTATGACCATGCCTACCGTGATGCCGTCGCCAAGCGCAATCCGAATCTGCCCGCGACGATTGCCGGTAGCTATGTCAACGACCAGTACAGCAGCTATACCAAACGCTTCGCGAGAGGCCCATCCGGCGAAATTCTCGATGCTTTCGTGTTCGGGACAGTTAATCTCGGCGAGATGCCGCTTTCGGTCAAGGCTGGTCAACATACCGTGTACTGGGGTGAGTCGCTGCTGCAAGCCGGCGGCCTGCATGGCGTTTCATATTCCCAGATGCCTCTCGATCTGGCGAAGGCATTTGCAACGCCGGGTATCGAGGCAAAGGAACTGTTCCTGCCACTTACCAATATATCTGCGCAGCTTCTGGCGACCAACGAACTTTCATTCGCGGCGCAGTATTTTCTGGACTGGGCGCCCACCCGCATTCCGGAGGGCGGGACGTTTCTCGGACCTGCCGACTTCCTGATGTACGGAGCGGACAGGGTGAGCGCCGCACTGGTGAATGGTGGCGTGAGCCGGCCGAAGAAGCGGGGCGACTGGGGAGTGAACGCGCGCTGGAGGCCGGCAGCGCTCGATGGCACCGTGGGATTTTATTACCGCAATTTGACCGACAAACTGCCGTCCGTGTTTTTGACAGGGGGGCAGTACCGGGAGTATTTCGGCGAAGACATCGACCTGTTTGGCGTCAGCCTGTCCAAGCAGATCGGCGGTGCCAGTGTCGGCATGGAGTTCTCCTACCGGAAGAACATGGCGCTGAACGGCCAGACGCTGGGGGCGGTTGCACCTACCGCAACTCTGATCGGCAATACTTTCCAGGCCCGTGGTAATACTTTCCATGCCGTCCTGAATGCGATGGGCATCATTCCCCAGAACAGTCTCTTCAATTCGGCGAACTGGAATGCGGAAATGACGTTTGTCCATCTGGACAAGGTCACGGCTAACCAAGACATGTTCTATGGCCAGGGTTATGGCGTATGTAACGCCGGTAATCGGGCTGCGCTTGGCGCCCGGTACCGGGACAAATGGGATGGCTGTTCCAGCAGGAATGCATTTGGCGTCGCGTTTAATTTTTCACCGAACTGGCTGCAAGTATATCCGGGCATCGACATGTCGATGCCGATGTCAGTTGGTTATGGCATCAAGGGCAACGCGCCTACGGCACTGGGTGGCAACCAGGGTAACGGTAGCTACAGCATCGGTCTCGGATTGGATGTGGATGCGCGATATCGCATTGATCTGAGATATGTGGACTACTTCGGGCATTCCAAGGAAGGTCCGGGTCTGGTTCCCGGAACGACACAGGTCACCTCCGCAAACGGTTTGAGCACGAATCTGAAAGATCGCGGTTGGGTGGCTCTGACCTTGAAAGCCTCATTCTAA
- a CDS encoding WD40/YVTN/BNR-like repeat-containing protein, with translation MKSPLASKSLLNGVAQAGKRLIAVGKRGHILYSSDSGKTWQQANVPVSSDLTAVHFASPLKGWAVGHDGVVLKTEDGGSTWVKQLDGREIGKIMTDYYAQRSTGPHNNAALQEQASRFAEEGADKPFLGVWFENDMVGYVVGAFGMIFRTEDGGKRWTPWFERTENPDYRHFMAIASVGDALYLAGEQGMVLRLDKVAQRFRAVPVDYNGTFFTIAGRNGNVLVSGLRGALFRSENGGVSWEKVKTDVAGAITGASSTEDGRIALVSQAGDVLLSADDGKTFITQPGSRGVPASAVTSADLRSLVMVGARGAHIHQLK, from the coding sequence ATGAAAAGCCCGTTGGCATCGAAAAGCTTGCTGAATGGCGTTGCCCAGGCAGGCAAACGACTGATCGCGGTAGGAAAACGCGGCCATATTTTATATTCAAGCGATTCCGGAAAAACCTGGCAGCAGGCCAATGTGCCGGTCAGCTCCGATTTGACCGCGGTGCATTTTGCCTCGCCCTTGAAGGGATGGGCGGTCGGTCATGACGGCGTCGTGCTGAAAACCGAAGATGGCGGTAGCACATGGGTCAAGCAGCTCGACGGCAGGGAGATCGGCAAGATCATGACCGATTACTATGCCCAGCGCAGCACCGGACCGCATAACAATGCGGCACTGCAGGAACAGGCCAGTCGCTTTGCCGAAGAGGGAGCGGACAAGCCATTTCTCGGCGTCTGGTTTGAAAACGACATGGTGGGCTATGTTGTAGGCGCCTTTGGCATGATTTTCCGTACGGAAGATGGGGGCAAACGCTGGACGCCATGGTTCGAGCGTACGGAAAATCCGGACTACCGTCATTTCATGGCGATTGCCTCGGTTGGCGATGCTCTTTATCTCGCTGGGGAGCAGGGCATGGTGCTTCGCCTCGACAAGGTGGCGCAGCGGTTCCGTGCAGTGCCGGTCGATTACAACGGCACGTTTTTTACTATCGCAGGCCGAAACGGAAATGTGCTGGTATCGGGATTGCGTGGTGCGCTGTTCCGCAGCGAGAACGGCGGCGTCAGTTGGGAAAAAGTCAAGACGGATGTGGCCGGCGCAATCACCGGTGCATCCTCCACTGAAGATGGGCGCATCGCCCTCGTCAGCCAGGCTGGGGATGTATTGCTTTCCGCGGATGACGGCAAGACATTCATCACGCAGCCGGGTTCGCGCGGCGTTCCCGCCAGTGCAGTAACGTCAGCCGACTTGCGGTCCCTAGTGATGGTGGGTGCGCGCGGCGCCCATATCCATCAGCTTAAATGA
- a CDS encoding DUF1329 domain-containing protein, producing MKIHNFVIAAMTLTYGALAHAAVTAEEAAKLGKELTPVGAEQAGNKEGTIPPYTGGLTELPASFKKGSGIRPDPFSNEKPQFSIDAKNMDKYADKLTEGTKALMKMHPSYRIDVYKTHRTAAYPKYVLDNTKQCAVKTKTTNNGLAMEGCHAGIPFPIPKSGYEAMWNHLVRYWGRAYSMGYKSTFVDMSGKPTTTASGIYYANYPYYAQGETGTDLFWQAKSVFKSPARKAGEALMLHDPLDATMRRAWAYLPGQRRVKLAPSIGHDTPNPSTAGINTYDDHYIFIGSMERFNFKLIGKKEMYVPYNAYKLAYQAKGEDLFKPNHLNPDIVRWELHRVWEVEATLADGKRHIYSKRKFYLDEDSWSGLASDEYDMRGELYKAGFAYMAPSYDAPAPTAETHGFYDLISRSYSLEKWSAEAGGLNLTEPMPDRDWAPDALAGQGIR from the coding sequence ATGAAAATACATAATTTTGTAATCGCAGCCATGACCCTGACGTATGGCGCCTTGGCGCATGCTGCAGTCACTGCCGAGGAAGCTGCAAAACTCGGCAAGGAATTGACCCCGGTCGGGGCCGAGCAAGCCGGCAACAAAGAGGGCACGATCCCACCCTATACCGGTGGCCTGACCGAGCTGCCGGCAAGCTTCAAGAAGGGCAGCGGAATTCGGCCTGATCCTTTTTCCAATGAAAAGCCACAGTTCTCGATCGATGCAAAGAACATGGACAAATATGCCGACAAGCTTACTGAAGGCACCAAGGCATTGATGAAGATGCATCCTTCTTACCGGATCGATGTCTACAAGACCCATCGTACCGCGGCATATCCGAAGTATGTTCTCGATAACACGAAACAGTGCGCGGTCAAGACCAAAACCACGAACAACGGTTTGGCGATGGAAGGCTGCCACGCCGGAATTCCGTTCCCGATTCCGAAATCCGGCTATGAGGCCATGTGGAACCATCTGGTGCGGTACTGGGGGCGCGCCTATTCCATGGGCTACAAGTCGACTTTTGTTGACATGTCGGGCAAGCCGACCACGACAGCCAGCGGTATCTATTACGCCAATTACCCGTATTACGCTCAGGGCGAGACTGGCACGGATCTCTTCTGGCAGGCAAAGTCCGTGTTCAAGTCGCCTGCTCGAAAAGCGGGCGAAGCGCTGATGCTGCACGATCCGCTGGATGCGACCATGCGCCGTGCATGGGCATACCTGCCAGGCCAGCGTCGGGTGAAGCTTGCACCTTCGATCGGCCACGATACGCCTAATCCGTCGACCGCCGGCATCAATACTTACGACGATCACTATATTTTTATCGGATCAATGGAGCGTTTCAACTTCAAGCTGATCGGGAAAAAGGAGATGTACGTTCCCTATAACGCTTACAAGCTTGCCTACCAGGCGAAAGGTGAGGATCTGTTCAAGCCAAATCATCTGAATCCCGATATCGTTCGTTGGGAGCTTCATCGGGTGTGGGAGGTTGAGGCTACGCTTGCCGATGGCAAGCGTCACATCTATAGCAAGCGGAAGTTTTACCTGGATGAAGATTCCTGGTCGGGATTGGCTAGCGATGAATACGATATGCGTGGCGAGCTGTACAAAGCCGGTTTTGCCTATATGGCGCCCAGCTACGACGCGCCTGCGCCGACTGCTGAAACCCATGGCTTTTACGACCTGATTTCCCGTTCGTATTCGCTGGAAAAATGGAGTGCCGAAGCCGGCGGCTTGAATCTCACCGAGCCGATGCCGGACAGAGACTGGGCTCCCGATGCGCTGGCAGGGCAGGGTATTCGCTAG
- a CDS encoding efflux RND transporter permease subunit, with translation MSVGTDNLDMMPVIANLKDFDSKSGNWLERLVFNHRGLTILLCAIVTVVLGYFLATKFVLNASFEKMIPQGHPYIKNYLDNREQLSGLGNALRVVVENTDGDIYDPKYLATLKQISDDLILTPGVDRAWVKSLWTPSVRWLEVTEEGWQGGPVMSEKYDGTAKGVEHLRVNIARSGVAQNLVASNHKSSMIFVPLLEKDPKTSAPLDYRALSHALEKDIRAKYEKDSVKIHIIGFAKLVGDLMDGLMQMITYFGAAALIAIGIIFLYTRCVRSTLLVVSCSIVAVLWQLGLVSVLGYEIDPFSVLVPFLVFAIGVSHGAQKMNGIMQDVGRGTHRLVAARYTFRRLFLAGLTALLADAVGFAVLMVIDIPVIQDLAISASIGVAVLIFTNLLLLPVLLSYVGVSPKAAERSMRVENEEFQGKGFSRMWSFLDRFTERRWALPAVVLAFAVGGIGFAESLKIKVGDLDPGAPELRADSRYNRDNAFITENYALSSDQFAVIVKTPRDACLSYETLVEADRLGWHLRQVPGVQTTVSLADTVGLAISGTYDGSSKWNTISRNQQTINFAGDRTLTDNPDLANRDCSVMPVIAYLTDHKAETLERVVKAAETFASTHNTKDRQFLLAAGSSGIEAATNVVVKDASRTMLFYVYAAVIALCFVTFRSWRAVLVAVIPLVMTSILCEVLMIHLGMGIKVATLPVIALGVGIGVDYALYLLSVQLAYQRKGMSLTDAYRKSVQFTGRIVGLVGLTLGAGVVTWAWSPIKFQADMGILLTFMFVLNMLGALILIPALSYFLLNPKPAIKPVLAKNPARSFA, from the coding sequence ATGAGCGTTGGAACTGACAACCTGGACATGATGCCGGTCATTGCGAACTTGAAGGATTTCGATTCCAAGTCCGGCAACTGGCTGGAGCGACTGGTTTTTAATCATCGGGGATTGACGATCCTGCTCTGCGCGATTGTCACCGTTGTTCTCGGATATTTTCTTGCGACAAAATTCGTGCTCAACGCGAGTTTCGAGAAAATGATTCCGCAAGGCCACCCGTACATCAAGAATTATCTCGACAATCGAGAGCAGCTGAGCGGTCTCGGTAATGCGCTTCGTGTGGTAGTCGAGAACACGGATGGCGATATTTACGACCCCAAGTATCTGGCGACACTCAAGCAGATCAGCGATGACCTGATTCTGACCCCGGGCGTGGACCGGGCGTGGGTCAAGTCGCTCTGGACACCAAGCGTAAGGTGGCTGGAAGTCACTGAAGAGGGTTGGCAGGGCGGTCCGGTCATGTCGGAAAAATATGATGGGACAGCGAAAGGCGTCGAGCATTTGCGCGTCAATATTGCCCGTTCCGGCGTAGCGCAGAATCTGGTGGCGTCCAATCACAAATCGAGCATGATTTTCGTTCCTTTGCTCGAAAAGGATCCCAAAACCTCGGCACCGCTGGATTACCGGGCCCTGTCGCATGCCCTGGAAAAGGACATTCGCGCCAAATACGAAAAAGACAGCGTCAAGATCCACATCATCGGGTTCGCCAAGCTCGTGGGCGACCTGATGGACGGGCTGATGCAGATGATCACGTACTTTGGTGCCGCAGCGCTGATTGCGATAGGCATTATCTTTCTATATACACGCTGCGTGCGCAGCACTTTGCTGGTGGTAAGCTGCTCCATTGTCGCCGTCCTCTGGCAACTGGGTCTGGTATCGGTGCTCGGCTACGAAATCGATCCGTTTTCCGTACTGGTGCCTTTCCTTGTATTCGCAATCGGCGTGTCGCATGGCGCCCAGAAAATGAACGGCATCATGCAGGACGTGGGCCGTGGAACGCATAGATTGGTCGCAGCCCGCTACACTTTCCGGCGTCTGTTTCTTGCCGGGCTGACTGCATTGCTTGCGGATGCCGTGGGTTTTGCTGTGCTGATGGTGATCGACATTCCCGTCATCCAGGACCTTGCCATTTCCGCCAGCATCGGCGTGGCAGTTCTCATTTTTACCAATTTGTTGTTGCTGCCGGTATTGCTGTCCTACGTGGGGGTAAGCCCGAAGGCGGCGGAGCGCAGCATGCGCGTCGAGAATGAAGAATTCCAGGGTAAGGGATTCAGCCGGATGTGGTCTTTCCTCGACCGCTTCACGGAGCGGCGCTGGGCGCTGCCAGCCGTGGTGCTGGCGTTCGCGGTAGGGGGCATCGGTTTTGCGGAAAGCCTCAAGATCAAGGTAGGTGACCTTGATCCGGGCGCGCCCGAGCTGCGGGCCGATTCCCGCTATAACCGTGACAATGCGTTCATTACCGAGAACTACGCCTTGTCCAGCGATCAATTCGCGGTGATCGTGAAGACCCCGCGCGACGCCTGCCTCAGTTATGAAACGCTGGTCGAGGCAGATCGCCTTGGCTGGCACCTGCGCCAGGTGCCGGGCGTGCAAACCACCGTTTCTCTGGCAGACACCGTCGGCCTGGCGATTTCCGGCACCTATGATGGCAGCTCCAAGTGGAATACCATCAGCCGCAACCAGCAGACGATCAACTTTGCCGGCGATCGCACCCTGACCGACAATCCAGATCTCGCGAACAGGGATTGTTCGGTCATGCCGGTCATTGCCTACCTGACTGACCACAAGGCCGAAACCCTGGAACGGGTCGTCAAGGCTGCGGAGACCTTCGCCTCGACGCACAACACGAAAGACCGTCAGTTCCTGCTGGCTGCGGGAAGTTCCGGCATCGAGGCTGCGACCAATGTCGTCGTCAAGGATGCCAGCCGGACGATGCTGTTCTATGTGTATGCCGCGGTGATTGCACTCTGTTTTGTCACATTCCGCAGCTGGCGGGCGGTACTGGTCGCCGTCATTCCGCTGGTCATGACCTCCATCCTTTGTGAAGTGCTGATGATCCATCTTGGCATGGGCATCAAGGTCGCCACGTTGCCGGTCATCGCGCTGGGCGTGGGCATTGGCGTGGATTACGCGCTGTACTTGCTGTCGGTGCAGCTGGCTTACCAGCGCAAAGGCATGAGTCTGACCGATGCTTACCGGAAATCAGTACAGTTCACCGGTAGAATCGTCGGCCTGGTTGGTTTGACACTGGGTGCGGGGGTTGTGACCTGGGCTTGGTCGCCCATCAAGTTCCAGGCTGACATGGGCATTCTGCTGACATTCATGTTTGTCCTGAACATGCTGGGTGCGCTGATACTGATTCCAGCCCTGTCCTATTTCTTGCTCAATCCAAAACCAGCCATCAAACCTGTTCTGGCAAAAAATCCGGCAAGGAGCTTCGCATGA